Proteins from a single region of Pseudomonas fulva:
- a CDS encoding tryptophan synthase subunit beta, which produces MFYIKRNAEGELLRVQPEPFDGMNGELPADSEEARAWFSNQNVESSLLQLKQSDLDMIRVLEDLIDVLIKKGVVRITDLPEAAQSKLMGRSRARDALGGMNRLINDEERGLI; this is translated from the coding sequence GTGTTCTACATAAAACGTAATGCCGAAGGCGAGCTGCTGCGCGTGCAGCCCGAACCCTTCGATGGAATGAACGGCGAGCTGCCGGCCGATAGCGAAGAAGCCCGGGCCTGGTTTTCCAACCAGAACGTGGAAAGCAGCCTGCTGCAACTCAAGCAGAGCGACCTGGACATGATCCGCGTACTCGAGGACTTGATCGACGTGCTGATCAAGAAGGGCGTGGTGCGTATCACCGACCTCCCGGAAGCCGCCCAGAGCAAACTGATGGGCCGCAGCCGAGCGCGCGATGCGCTCGGCGGCATGAACCGTTTGATCAACGACGAAGAGCGCGGCCTGATCTGA